From the Oleiphilus messinensis genome, one window contains:
- the tal gene encoding transaldolase produces MKSKLDQLKEMTTVVADTGDIDAIRKWQPIDATTNPSLLLKAAALPAYESLIKTSVDRAISQSSSQEERLSSATDYLAVSIGCEILKTIPGRVSTEVDARLSFDTEATVNKARKLIALYEQNGVSKDRVLIKIASTWEGIRAAEILEKEGIQCNLTLLFAFVQAVACAQAGTYLISPFVGRILDWYKQKEGRDSYAPDEDPGVISVRNIYDFYKTHGFKTVVMGASFRNTGEIEALAGCDRLTISPDLLTELANDSGDLTRKLIGQRDQTAPIPEYITEKVFRWEMNNNPMATEKLAEGIRKFAQDQVLLEERLQEYF; encoded by the coding sequence ATGAAGTCGAAGCTAGATCAACTCAAGGAAATGACGACCGTTGTTGCCGACACCGGTGATATTGATGCGATTCGCAAGTGGCAACCAATTGATGCGACAACCAACCCTTCCCTGCTGCTCAAAGCCGCAGCACTACCAGCCTATGAATCATTAATCAAAACTTCAGTCGACCGTGCCATCAGCCAAAGTTCAAGCCAAGAAGAACGTTTGTCTTCTGCTACAGACTATCTGGCCGTGTCCATCGGCTGTGAAATTCTGAAGACGATCCCTGGCCGTGTATCAACAGAAGTGGATGCTCGTTTATCCTTCGACACTGAAGCTACCGTGAACAAAGCACGTAAACTGATCGCGCTGTACGAACAGAACGGCGTATCAAAAGACCGCGTCCTGATCAAGATTGCTTCAACCTGGGAAGGCATCCGCGCCGCCGAGATTCTGGAGAAAGAAGGCATACAGTGTAATTTGACGTTGTTGTTTGCTTTCGTTCAGGCAGTCGCCTGTGCCCAGGCCGGTACCTATCTGATATCCCCTTTTGTGGGTCGAATACTCGATTGGTACAAGCAAAAAGAAGGCCGTGACAGTTATGCTCCGGACGAAGATCCCGGCGTTATCTCTGTCCGTAATATCTACGATTTTTACAAGACCCATGGCTTTAAAACCGTGGTTATGGGTGCCAGCTTTAGAAATACAGGTGAGATCGAAGCACTTGCAGGTTGTGACCGCCTCACGATCAGTCCTGACCTTTTGACTGAGCTGGCAAACGATAGCGGCGACTTAACCCGAAAATTAATTGGTCAACGAGATCAAACTGCCCCGATTCCGGAATATATCACCGAAAAAGTATTTCGCTGGGAGATGAATAACAATCCAATGGCAACCGAAAAACTTGCTGAAGGTATTCGCAAATTTGCGCAAGATCAGGTGTTACTGGAAGAGCGGCTTCAAGAGTATTTCTAA
- the dusA gene encoding tRNA dihydrouridine(20/20a) synthase DusA: MKNAVKTDQKPVISTNSGDRRFCVAPMMDWTDRHFRYFCRLLSKHSVLYTEMVTTGAIIHGDEERHLKYDPFEHPLALQLGGSDPKALAECTRRAEDWGYAEVNLNVGCPSDRVQNNMIGACLMAHPELVAECIDSMQQAVNIPVTVKHRIGIDDRDSYEELHGFVDTVAKTGCKTFIVHARKAILQGLSPKENRDIPPLIYPTVYRLKDDFPELEIIINGGIKSIADCKEHLSHVDGVMLGREVYQNPWILAQIDQELYQQPDSIPDSRHDVIEAFYDYVQRQLDQDVYLGYITRHILGLFHGQPGGRKFRRYLSENAHKPGADLDVLKAAVAQVARTAKLEEEV, encoded by the coding sequence ATGAAAAACGCAGTAAAAACAGACCAGAAGCCAGTTATATCAACGAATTCGGGGGATCGGCGCTTTTGCGTTGCACCAATGATGGATTGGACAGATCGTCATTTCAGGTATTTTTGTCGGCTTTTATCCAAACATTCTGTTTTGTACACTGAAATGGTTACGACCGGGGCCATTATACATGGTGATGAAGAACGGCACCTTAAATATGATCCGTTTGAACACCCGTTAGCATTACAACTCGGCGGGAGTGATCCTAAAGCGTTGGCGGAGTGTACCAGACGTGCTGAGGACTGGGGCTATGCCGAGGTGAATCTTAATGTCGGCTGTCCTTCTGATCGGGTTCAGAATAACATGATTGGCGCTTGTTTGATGGCCCATCCCGAATTGGTCGCCGAGTGTATCGATTCGATGCAGCAGGCTGTGAATATTCCGGTAACGGTAAAACACAGAATTGGCATTGATGATCGTGATTCCTATGAAGAATTGCATGGTTTTGTTGATACCGTAGCAAAAACGGGGTGCAAAACATTTATTGTGCACGCCCGAAAAGCAATTCTACAGGGGCTAAGCCCGAAGGAAAACCGGGATATTCCTCCTCTGATCTACCCGACTGTATATCGTCTAAAAGATGATTTCCCAGAGCTCGAAATCATCATAAACGGCGGCATAAAAAGCATTGCTGACTGTAAAGAACATCTCAGTCACGTTGATGGCGTAATGCTGGGCCGCGAAGTGTACCAAAACCCCTGGATTCTGGCACAAATAGATCAAGAGCTTTACCAGCAGCCAGATTCCATTCCAGACAGCCGTCATGATGTTATTGAAGCCTTTTATGACTATGTTCAGCGTCAACTCGACCAAGACGTATATCTCGGTTACATCACGCGTCATATCCTGGGTTTGTTCCACGGGCAACCCGGGGGCCGTAAATTCAGACGTTACCTGAGCGAAAATGCCCACAAACCTGGCGCGGACCTCGATGTGCTCAAAGCCGCCGTGGCACAAGTCGCACGAACCGCAAAGCTTGAAGAAGAAGTCTAA
- a CDS encoding NADAR family protein, with translation MIRSNQALVAAIAAGQSFKYVFFWGHRKSSAVTKTCFSQWYEAPFQKEGVLYPTAEHFMMAAKAQLFGDSQTRERIFKAKTPGEAKRLGREVNGFDEAIWTAERFNLVVAGNMAKFSQHPELLSYLLGTGERVLVEASPLDKIWGIGLAADDPLASSPDVWPGLNLLGYALMEVRSRLRAA, from the coding sequence ATGATCAGGAGTAATCAGGCGTTAGTTGCTGCAATTGCCGCCGGGCAATCTTTCAAGTATGTGTTTTTTTGGGGACATCGCAAATCGAGTGCGGTAACCAAAACGTGTTTTAGCCAGTGGTACGAAGCGCCGTTTCAGAAAGAGGGTGTGTTGTATCCGACCGCAGAGCATTTTATGATGGCAGCGAAGGCTCAGTTGTTTGGTGATTCGCAAACGCGGGAAAGAATATTCAAGGCGAAAACACCCGGTGAGGCAAAGCGTTTGGGGCGTGAAGTTAACGGGTTTGATGAGGCTATCTGGACGGCTGAACGCTTTAACCTCGTGGTAGCGGGAAATATGGCCAAGTTCAGCCAGCACCCCGAATTGCTCTCCTATCTGTTGGGTACTGGTGAAAGAGTGCTGGTCGAAGCGAGCCCTTTGGACAAAATATGGGGTATTGGATTGGCTGCGGATGACCCGCTCGCCAGCAGCCCTGATGTATGGCCCGGCTTGAATCTGTTAGGTTATGCGCTTATGGAGGTTCGCTCTCGTTTGCGAGCGGCATAA